TTTAGTGAAGAGAGTAAGGAGAGTGAGAGGAAGATGGGGAAGTGGGGGGAGTGGAGGAAGATAGGTGAGAAAAACTATAAATTCTTCCTCACCTTCTTCATCTCCCTCATCTTCCTCATCTCCCTCATCTCTTAATTCTCTCTTGTCTAACCCGCCTGTGACTGGCTGCTAGTATCAGGTAGCAGTTGTAGGAACTTATCAATATCTGCAAATGCAGCTTGATAGTTGTTTAAGGCAAGCTGACTATTGCCAGACGTAGCAGCCTGATCGATTTTCACTAGGTGGTTAAGCAAATCTTTGGTGATTTGCCGGGCTGTGGGTTGGTCTTTAGGCAGTAGGTTGGGTGTGATATAGCTCATGGTTAACCTTGCTTCTGCAATGGGGCCATGAATAAAATTACCTACATCAATCCATTCTTTTTTTTGGATCAGGTTTTTCAGTTCGTCCGCGCGATCGCGCACAGCCTGAACATCAGGTGCGTATCCTTGAATCCTTTCAAGTTGTGCAGTTGTGTAGGTTGGGGGTGCAACTGCGGTAGTAGGGCTACCACAACTAATTAAGAAAGTTGCTAATAATGCCAGGAGTAATGAGAAAATTGAGCGTTGACGCGCCATACACTGAAATTGGTTGGTTTCTTTTTGCCGATTCACAGTGTAATTTTAGATCGCAACGGTAATTTATCGTTCTTACTCAGAAATGATTTTCTTAAAAATTTTTGGATCTGCTGAGTTGGTACTTCCTACAGAGGATGTAGTAACAGTTTTTTTTGAGTATAATTACTCAATATAATTTAATATACTGTTTCTACTAAAAGTACATCATCCTCAATATAAGGAAAGCATGATATAGAGTTGCTAAATTCTCCTAGTCTTGATAAGCTAAAACACCAATACAATAAGCCTTCTGGCGGTTTTTTGTTGTTACCTTCACCTACACTGACAAAATAAAGGAGTGTTTTTTAGTGAACGCAGCTGAACAAGCAACCAACCTTGAACTCGCCAGCAAGATTGCTACAGCAGTAAATTTATTCAAGTTTGAGTTTCCTGATGCTAAATCAGACTTGAAACCTTGGAATAATGATCCAGAAACTAGAGAGTTAATTGATCCAGATTCTATTGATATTGGTTTTCATTTTCCTGGTGTCAGCAAATCTTGGCGTAGCCGCAGTGTGTTAATTCAAATCCGATTTTACCAAGATCCCATCACAAAATTACGTCGAGCGATCGGTTTAGAGGTAGCTGGATTTGATCATCGGGGGGAAGTGTGGCGGTTGTCTACAGTGGAAAACTGGAGTTTTGTGGGTAATTCTGTACCATCTCCTCAAGTTGGAAATCAGCTTAAACAAGTTTGCCGACACATTTTAGAGGTATTTAATCAACCTGGGGATTAAGTAATTTATCACTCTTGCAGTTGGTTTAGCTGCTTATACTTATTTACTTCAATATTTCCCCCGATTTACCCTGATTCACTAAAATTCTTCAACAGATCCAAACTCAGAAACTCTTATCAAACTTGGGTTTCTTAGTTTTGAATTGGTATTACTTGTTTTATCATCGAACTTATATTCCTGTTAAGTAGGGCTGGCTGAATAAGGGCGAAAGATAGCAGAATGAAGAGTTTCAGGGTCAGGAAAGAAAAATAAGGTGAAAAGAAAAAGGGTAAGATAAGTAAAAATCCTTGTAGCAAGTTGCGTTAAAATGTATCGAAGAGCGCAAAAGCAAGAAAAAGCAGCAGAAAACTTTGAACTACCCTTTGGGGGAAAACTAGCGTCAGATAACCGATGGGTAATCATGGCGAACATGATACCTTGGTCAAAATTTGAAGCAGAGTACGCAGAAATATTTTCAGCAAGAATGGGAGCGCCAGCCAAAACATTTAGAATGGCGTTGGGAGCATTAATAATTAAAGAAAAATTAGGAATAAGTGACAGAGAGACAGTAGAACAAATTCGGGAGAACCCGTATCTGCAATACTTTATAGGAATGTCAGCATATAGTAATGAATCTGCATTTGACCCGTCAATGCTAGTTCATTTTAGAGAAAGGATAGATATAGAATTAGTCAATAAAATCAATCAAGAAATAGTCAGGAAGATGTTAGAAAATAAACAGGAGGTAGAAGTAAGAGCAAAAAAGCCAGAGGTCGAGGATTCAAAAAGTAAGCCAGCCAATAGAGGAAAATTAATATTAGATGCTAGTTGTGCGCCAGCAGACATAAGTTATCCGACAGATTTAGGATTATTAAATCAAGCCAGAAAGCAAACAGAAACAATCATAGATACATTATATAAGTCCTTATTAGTAAGAAATATCAACAAACCAAGAACCTACAGAAACAAAGCAAGAAAGGATTATTTAGCAGTAGCCAAGAAAAGAAAACCAACAGTTAAAGAAAGAAGGAAAGCTATCAGAAAGCAACTGCAATATATCAACAGAAATTTAACTCATATTCAGCAGCTAATAAATTTAGGTGCGTCACTATTAAAACTGAGCAACAGTCAATATAAGATGTTGCTAGTAGTAGCAGAAGTTTATCGTCAACAGTTATGGTTATATGAAAATCAAAAAATTAGTATACAAGACCGCATTGTCAGTTTAAACCAACCACACATTCGTCCGATTATCCGAGGTAAAGCCGGGAGAACAGTAGAGTTTGGGGCTAAGTTTTCAGCTAGTTACTATGATGGCTATGTATTTTTAGACCATATTAGTTGGGACAACTTTAACGAATCAGGAGACTTAAAATCACAAGTAGAAGCATACAAAAACTACACCGGATATTATCCTGAATCAGTTCATGTTGATAAGATTTATCGGACGAGGGAGAATCGAGCTTGGTGTCAAGAAAGGGGAATTAGAATTAGTGGCCCACCACTAGGTAGACCCCCCCAAAATGTCAGCCCTGAAAAGAAGAAACAAGCCGCTTATGACGAAAG
Above is a genomic segment from Nostoc sp. MS1 containing:
- a CDS encoding IS5 family transposase, which codes for MYRRAQKQEKAAENFELPFGGKLASDNRWVIMANMIPWSKFEAEYAEIFSARMGAPAKTFRMALGALIIKEKLGISDRETVEQIRENPYLQYFIGMSAYSNESAFDPSMLVHFRERIDIELVNKINQEIVRKMLENKQEVEVRAKKPEVEDSKSKPANRGKLILDASCAPADISYPTDLGLLNQARKQTETIIDTLYKSLLVRNINKPRTYRNKARKDYLAVAKKRKPTVKERRKAIRKQLQYINRNLTHIQQLINLGASLLKLSNSQYKMLLVVAEVYRQQLWLYENQKISIQDRIVSLNQPHIRPIIRGKAGRTVEFGAKFSASYYDGYVFLDHISWDNFNESGDLKSQVEAYKNYTGYYPESVHVDKIYRTRENRAWCQERGIRISGPPLGRPPQNVSPEKKKQAAYDERIRNCIEGKFGQGKRRFSLGRVMAKLPHTSFTAIAITFLVMNLSTLLLRLFCVFFCLFFKTESFFTSSIIETDISLNLKQQKLIFFLD
- the psbQ gene encoding photosystem II protein PsbQ, translating into MNRQKETNQFQCMARQRSIFSLLLALLATFLISCGSPTTAVAPPTYTTAQLERIQGYAPDVQAVRDRADELKNLIQKKEWIDVGNFIHGPIAEARLTMSYITPNLLPKDQPTARQITKDLLNHLVKIDQAATSGNSQLALNNYQAAFADIDKFLQLLPDTSSQSQAG